From Theropithecus gelada isolate Dixy chromosome 5, Tgel_1.0, whole genome shotgun sequence:
GGCGGAGGTCGTGGAGGCTTTAATCGAGGTGGTGGAGGTGGCGGCTTCAACCGAGGCGGCAGCAGCAACCACTTCCGAGGTGGAGGCGGCGGTGGAGGCGGCGGCAATTTCAGAGGCGGCGGCAGGGGAGGATTTGGACGAGGAGGTGGCCGCGGAGGCTTTAACAAAGGCCAAGACCAAGGACCTCCAGAACGTGTAGTGTGTATGCAGTCTTCAATATTTAGCCTATTTGAAGGAATAGGGGTGGGTTGTGGGTTTGTGTTATTAGTCCAGCAAGTTTGGGATACACAAGCCTGTGTGGAGAATGATGTAAACTGACATAATCGTACACTAGCATgtaagggtggggtggggagatcaAGAAAGCTGAGGGATACTTAAAATGCATCATGCAGGTTGAACTTCAGGGTTGACAGGAAGATATTAAATAGGTAATAGTGAGTACTTATCCCTAATTCCccgattttacagatgagaaaactatgaTTTAGAGTTAAGTTTTTATAGCTGAAATATAAGTATAGCTGAaatacaggctgggtgctgtggctcacgcttgtaatcccaacacttgggaagctgagacaggaggatcacttgaatccgggagttagacaccagcctggacaataaagcAAGGACCCTGTctgtacagaaaaagaaatacaaagccaagtattctgactccaaagcccatgctttcTATTACTACTTAAAAGTAGATAAGTGAGAAAACAATTTGCTTGAGAGGGAAACTGCCAAAGAGGAAGTCGAGAAAAAGACCCATTTAGGATAGTTTTATAGTAATTAATAATGAGATGGGAATGGACGTCACAGAGAGTGAAACTTACTACATTAAAGAGGAGAGAGGGTGAAGAGTGTCTAAGAATGGTTGGATGAGTATGCAGGATGGTTTGAAAGGAGCAGTTTCTAGAATAAAAGGTCCCAGCCTGCAAGCTGTTGTACCAGTCCATACACGAGGCATTGAGAGCCTGATTCAGGATggtgaggaaaaaaaggaaaggttagATAGGAGAGCGatttcaaaggaaacaaaatcggTAGAACTTAGCTAATGCTGATAATAAAGGGTTCCAGGTTTTGCGCTTGGGTGATAGGAATGAAGAGTTGGTTTTGCAGGAATGTGTTAATTATTTTAGTTTAGGGGGACAGTCTAGTTAGTTAGAACTAAAGGTAGTTATTTTGAGATTCCAGATGTCCTTGAAAACAATGAATCATTGTTAAAGAGGTGGTAGTGGGAATGGGAAATttctgaggcaagagaaaaaaaaaagaacaaagggtAATTCTTTTAGGGGTTGAAGAAAAGGGAGTGAAGAAAAGGAATAACCAAGAGAATGAAGCAGAGTTTTGAATcagataataaattttaataagataACTGTTACAGGTGGAATGGTctcaatgtgccaggcactgttttaagcacttGACATTGGTTATTCCATTGAGTCCTTACATTACTGTATATTAGGTATAGCTGTACATTATATGTTACTAGTGTCTACTAAAGAGGAAACACTGAATTAGAGAAAGGGTGGGTAACTTCTCCTAGGTCACTTAGCTAGTGTGTTGTGGAGTTGGTATACCAGCCCAGAAAGTCCACACTCTTAATGACTATGGTCTTCTGCCTCAGAGGAGAGCAGGTATGGTGAAGTCCCAGGTAGCCAAGAagaaagcttccagaagaagtTGGTCAGTATCGTTTGAAATAGTtctgtgttttaatattttcttgtccTATTTCAGTATTAGGAGAGTTCCTGCATCCCTGTGAAGATGACATAGTTTGTAAATGTACCACAGATGAAAATAAGGTGCCTTATTTCAATGCTCCTGTTTActtagaaaacaaagaacaaattgGAAAAGTGGATGAAATATTTGGACAACTTAGAGATTTTGTATCCTTTTTCATTGGAAGACCTAATAATATTCAAAGGttgctatttgtatttttgtgaggAGGCGGTTAAGTGTAAATTAGACTTGTTGCTTCATTAAATTAGACAGGATTGCTACAGATTGGACCATAAAGGAGAATCAAGGGGAGAATGTGTTCATCCATAGATATTAAAATGACAGACCCTAGAAAGGTGACTGTTtttggaaaattctagaaatgatGGCCATTTGGATAAGTACTACAGGATTAAGTTGGCTGATTTGGATGTAGTGGTGCCACTGGAAATGTTGAATTAGAAGCTGTTTGGTGCCCCCACTACCCTGGAAactccttccttgctttctctctttctttctctttctctttttttctttctctgtctttctctttctcattttctctttccctgtctctttctctttctctctctctctctttctccctctcgctctttcccttcctccctccttctctttttttcttttttcttttttgttttttttttttttgacagaaactctttctgttgcccagggtggagtgcagtggcatgacctcagctcactgcaacctccgcctcttgggttcaagcaattctcatgcctcagcctttcaagtagctgggattacaggcgagcgccaccgttcctggatgatttttgtgtttttagtggaggtggggtttcaccatgctggccaggctggtctcaaactcttgtcctcaagtgatccatctgccttggccccctgaagtgctgggtttgcaggtgtgagccaccacacccagcccctggaAGTTCATTTCTTATCTTTcctatatatgtctatatattctaactttgtttttgaaattatacATCAATTCAGAAGGTTTGATAGCGTCTTTCATCGTAATTGCTCATTTGttccttaataaaaataatagtatttttcaGTTAAATTGTCAGAAAACATGAAGGCTTCATCCTTTAAAAAACTACAGAAGGTGAGTCAAACTTATGATACTTGGGATCcttggttttataagggaatgACCTATCTTAGGAAAGTCCTACTTGGAGCGCTTGAGATTTTTCCAACATATCACTAGTAAAGCTCTTAAACTGAAATGTTCTGTGCTATAAATATTGAACATACTAATCTTTGAAAGTGATTTATTTGATACAGccttttagaaagtaaaaatcaCTACTTTTGCTTATATTACCAAAATCTGTAAACTGCTAGAGTAAGAGTTTTTTGTTGATGTAAAACTCTTACTGAAAAGCATTCATGACCAAACATTCTAGGTGGAATCTTAATTTATAAAACTTACGTTATTTGAGAGAAGGTAGGTACTAAGTGATTTCACAAGAACTTCAATAACATGATATATGCTGTGAAGGAAAAATACAGGTTGCCATGAGAAGCTTTGTAGTGCCACCAACTTTAGTCTGTAGTGTTTGCTGAAAAGGTGAGCTTGAAACTGAGGTCTGATTGTTGACTAAGAGCAGTTTCCACAACTGGTTGCATGTCGGAGTTATCTTGGGGAGCTTTTAAGAAGATGGACTTCCAGTTTCCACTTCTGGAAATTTGACCTAGGAGCTCCTAAGTAGGGCCCAGGAAAAGctcttggataatttttttttttttttttttttttgagatggagtctcgctctgtcgcccaggggggagtgcggtggcacgatctcagcccactgcaagctccgcctcccggattcaagccattctttggcctcagcctcccgagtagctgggactacaggcgccagccaccatgcctaattttttttttttttttgagacggtgtctcgctgtgtctctgtcacccattctggagtgcagtggtgcaatctcagctcactgcaagctctgccctctgggttcacaccattctcctgcctcagcctcccgagtagctgggactacaggctcccgccaccacgcccagctaatttttttgtatttttagtagagacggggtttcaccgtgctagccaggatggtctcgatctcttgaccttgtgatccacccgcctcggcctcccaaagtgctaggattacaggcgtgagccactgcgcccggccagcacttGGATAATTTTGATGTAGTTAGGCAAACACTTGAGAGTTTCTGAGCTagtgaaagaggaagaggaaagtgcACTCCAAGTAGAGAGAACAGTGTGTGCAGTCTCTGAGAGCAGGCAACTGAAAGGATACAAAAAGGCAGACGTATAGGTTAGGAATGAAACATTTAGGAGAGGTGGGGAAAGTTGTGAATTAAGACCAGAGAGGTAGGAGGGGGCTTGATTAACTTAAGCCTTCAGGTCATAAGAAAGAGTTTAGACTTTAGTTtcaattgtgttttatttttgaatgacgGGATGACACAGTTAAATGTATGCTTCAAAAGAATGCTGGGAAGATACAAAGGCACCTTGGGAAGAGGTCAGTATTGTGTGAGAGGAGCCAGGTAGGAGGCTATAATAGTAGTTCTGAAAGAGATGATATTTTGGACTTGGTAGTGACAGtggaaatggaaaaaatggaTATATGAAAGGTACAGGAAGTAGAATCAATAGGACCTTGTAATTGACTAGCTATCGAAATTAAAGAGGTAAAAAATATCACCATCTTTCAGATGTCTGACATCAACATCTTTGTGGGTGATGGTACCGATTAATTAAATGGGCAACAGTGCAGAAGATGGGGATTAGGGGAAGATAATGAGTTTGGTTTTGGACATAGTGAGGTTGAGGTACTTGTGAGACAGTCATGGTCAGAAGTTGAAAGGAAGAGTCTAGACTGGAAATAGAATTGGGAATTTGTTAACAAtgcaggaagaaagaataaaaggaaaagagcaCCTATGAAAAGTTTTGGGGCACCTCCTAAAGCTAAATGTCTGTTAGTGGAAACTCAGAAGTAATTGCCagttaaaaaaaagcaaactacaaGCCTGTCATAAAAGTGGTATCACAAAAATTGAGAGTGTTTCCAGGAGGGACTGCTCAGCTATGGCAAAATGATGCAAAGTGTTCATTGGAAGACAGCCACATAGACATCAGGGAGTCATGGAGCCAGTGCAGTGGTGGGCCCAGGAGCCAGAATGGAATAGGAAATGAGAAGGAGACAATAGCTTGTTGTTAGCCTATGGCTACTAGTTGTAGAAACCTTGGCAAATACTCACAGGATTGACTGCTTCTGGCATGCCTGGAGCTATTGAGCCCAGAAAGAAACAATGCTGAAAAGGGATTCTCATCTTGTgacctgaaaaacaaaaaagctggtAATAGCCACTTAAATTCATCAGAATCCCTGTCCCTTTTCTCAGAATTATTTATTTGAGGGcttagttttttgggtttttactttttaattacagATACTAACTTGAGTACATTCTACCTCCCGGTTTGCGTACCCCCTGCTATGTTGAGATTCAGCCCTCTTTACCCAGCCTGCATTATTATGAAGTCTGTAGACTGGTGCTCTCCACttgaactttctgcaatgatgggaGTCCCTGCCTAGTAAAGTAGCTcttagccacatgtagctattgagCACCTGAAGTGTGGCTCATGTGACtcaggaactgaatttttaatcattaattaatttaaatataagccACCTGCGGCTAGCGGCTGCCATATTGAACAGTAGATCTAGACAATATTTTTGAGATGATGGGCTGTGAAGGGAAGATGAGTAATAAGGTGATATCTAGAGAGGGATGCAGATATCttattataagtaatatattaCAGTTTTGAAATCCTCGTGTGTTTTGTGTAGAAGAACTGTGATACAATATGACCTTTACATTTCATTATCTGAGAAATGTCCTCTTTAACCCCAGTTATAGGATGGGTATAGTTTTTGTATATCCTTCATTACTTTGTGTGTTCAGAAGATAGTTACCCTTTTGATCTTTATTAAAGACTTGAAACAGCTAGTATGCGAatgctttattttgaattttaatgctatgttttaaatagttttatttttcttacggCAGTTCTGTTGAGTGGAAATGTTAAATAATCTTTTTCTAAAGAGAAATGAGATTGAATTggtcttgatttttttatatgcatGTAATGCTTATTGTGTGCCAAAGTGCAAGTGCCTTATATACGTCACTTTTTTGATCATCACACAAACATGTGAGATAGATACTCTATTctctacattttacagataaggaaactaaggtaaactaacacaggaacagaaaaccaaacaccacatgttctcactcataagtgagagttgaacagtgagaacacatggacccagggaggggaacatcacacacctgggcctgtcaggggggtggggggaaggggagagagagcattagggcaaatactgaatgcatgcggggcttaaaacctatatgatgggttgataggtgcagcaaaccaccatggcacatgtatacccatgtaacaaacctgctcgttcgttctgcgcatgtatcccagaacttaaagtaaaaaaaaaaaaaaaagaaaaaagaaacctaaggTAGTAAGAAATTAAGTCCCTGCCCAGAGATACATAGTAGAAAGTGGTAGGGTTGGGggggtttgaacccaggcagttttGACTCTATCATGTAGCTTCTTAATGATTATACTATACTGTCCCCCAAGTCGTACACTAATTGCTTTTATTATGTTTCCAGTTTTATATAGACCCATATAAGCTGCTGCCACTCCAGAGGTTTTTACCTCGACCTCCAGGTGAGAAAGGACCTCCAAGAGGTGGTGGCaggggaggccgaggaggaggaagaggaggaggtggcagaggtggTGGAAGAGGCGGTAAGTTACTTGGGGAAAATTTCTGATGAAATTTCAAAGTCATAGCTGATTAATATAATACAATTTAGCTTTGTACATAGCAAACCGTCCCTTATGGTTCTTTTTATTAAAGCTGTTTTCAAATATTGGCAGATTGTCCATAATAATAATGCTTCATTTCAACAActtgcttaaaaagaaaaaaatctactaaAGTATACTTTTGAGGGACTTCATTTCTTTGGGTTATTCATGTTTTCTTGGGCATTTTAATAAACCATAGgattatcttaattttaatttcttagttAATATCATTGAGTGTAGACTGCATACTGAAAGTTGGTCATACATTCTTTTAATTTCCGTGTATATTCTTTTAATACTCAGCAAAAGCTTTTGAGATAGATGATATCcttattttatgaatgaggaaatggagacttaCAGAAATTAATTTGCCCCAGTCAAACAATTGGCAGACCCAGAATTAAAATGCGTATCTTCTGATGTCGTGTCAAGAACTAATAAATTCATTGCTGTGATCTCACTGTTTAGATGTACGCCTTTCCCCCAAGGTTTTGGCACATTCATCATTATGGGCAGCTAGGTGATCAGCAGGGCTCTGGGGAGTGAGACTGCCATGCCCTGGGAGTAGGAGGACGGGGAGTGATGAGGTAATGGGCAGAGCCGAAGTGGAAAGAGAGAGGAACTGAAAGTTGGGCTTAGACAGCTTTTGTTACTGGAGCCGAAAAAGAGAAGGAATGCTTTACTTTGGCATCTCTCAATTTAATCATCATTTCACTCTATAAAGGTACTTTTTTGTGTCCAGGTAGGTAGGAAAATTTTCAGGGGTACCTTCTTGAGAATTTGATAAATAGAGATTCCCCTGTTCTCATTTGATGTTGAGTAtcatttaacatttcaaaaaattcacaactatcttattttttttaaatcttacttaTGTAGCTCAGTTAACCTTAACTATCATATTTATTATCGTGCCCCCAGAACAAAAGCACCCGTATCTGCCATCCGTTGTTCTTAGGATACAAAGCCTTAGTTCCATCAAACTATCCTTAGTGGAATCAAAAAGTATTTATCATAAGCAAGAGCTAAGGCAATAATCATACATTTAACAAGACTGAATCATACTTTAAAGTAACaagtttttctaatttattgaaaTTGAATAATCTGGGGATTTAACCTGTTGCCCAGTTGGTAAACTActagtttcttcatttttgtcttgtAAAATTTTTTCTGTGATAAAATATGTGAatctatatttattcattataattaTAGTTATTGTATTGATCTTTGTAGACTTATCAGTATAAGAGGTTATATAGTTAATAACtgttaatgtttat
This genomic window contains:
- the GAR1 gene encoding H/ACA ribonucleoprotein complex subunit 1 isoform X2, translating into MSFRGGGRGGFNRGGGGGGFNRGGSSNHFRGGGGGGGGGNFRGGGRGGFGRGGGRGGFNKGQDQGPPERVVLLGEFLHPCEDDIVCKCTTDENKVPYFNAPVYLENKEQIGKVDEIFGQLRDFYFSVKLSENMKASSFKKLQKVSQTYDTWDPWFYKGMTYLRKVLLGALEIFPTYH
- the GAR1 gene encoding H/ACA ribonucleoprotein complex subunit 1 isoform X1, coding for MSFRGGGRGGFNRGGGGGGFNRGGSSNHFRGGGGGGGGGNFRGGGRGGFGRGGGRGGFNKGQDQGPPERVVLLGEFLHPCEDDIVCKCTTDENKVPYFNAPVYLENKEQIGKVDEIFGQLRDFYFSVKLSENMKASSFKKLQKFYIDPYKLLPLQRFLPRPPGEKGPPRGGGRGGRGGGRGGGGRGGGRGGGFRGGRGGGGGGFRGGRGGGFRGRGH